From the genome of Geothrix sp. 21YS21S-4, one region includes:
- a CDS encoding ABC transporter permease → MTRYRTAASGILVPLAALALWQLLSSEGWVNATILPSPMQVLIKWWAYLRPMEPFDPAQGSYLAWCFSGEMVHDALGSLYRVLLGFVIGGGLALPLGLAMGYSRLAYGLFNPLVQVLRPIPPIAYIPLSILWFGLGNPPAVFLIAIGAFFPVLMNTVTGVQNVDSIYLRVGRNLGASRLTQFTHIILPAATPYIFTGARIGMGTAFIVVIVSEMIAVNNGLGYRILEAREYLWSDKIIAGMFTIGLLGLGIDTLMSRLSTWMLRWHRGLEQG, encoded by the coding sequence ATGACCCGCTACCGCACCGCCGCCTCCGGCATCCTCGTCCCGCTGGCGGCCCTCGCGCTGTGGCAGCTGCTGTCCAGCGAAGGCTGGGTGAACGCCACCATCCTGCCGTCGCCCATGCAGGTCCTCATCAAGTGGTGGGCCTACCTCCGCCCGATGGAGCCCTTCGATCCCGCGCAGGGCTCCTACCTGGCGTGGTGCTTCTCCGGCGAGATGGTCCACGACGCCCTGGGAAGCCTCTACCGCGTGCTGCTGGGCTTCGTTATCGGCGGCGGGCTGGCGCTGCCGCTGGGCCTGGCCATGGGCTACAGCCGGCTGGCCTACGGGCTGTTCAACCCGCTGGTCCAGGTGCTGCGGCCCATCCCGCCCATCGCCTACATTCCGCTGTCCATCCTGTGGTTCGGTCTGGGCAACCCGCCCGCGGTGTTCCTGATCGCCATCGGCGCCTTCTTTCCCGTCCTGATGAACACGGTGACGGGCGTCCAGAACGTGGACAGCATCTACCTCCGGGTGGGGCGCAACCTGGGCGCCTCGCGGCTCACCCAGTTCACGCACATCATCCTGCCCGCGGCCACGCCCTACATCTTCACCGGCGCGCGGATCGGGATGGGCACGGCGTTCATCGTCGTGATCGTCTCCGAGATGATCGCCGTGAACAACGGGCTGGGCTACCGCATCCTGGAGGCCCGCGAGTACCTCTGGTCCGACAAGATCATCGCGGGGATGTTCACCATCGGCCTGCTGGGGCTGGGCATCGACACCCTGATGAGCCGCCTCAGCACCTGGATGCTGCGGTGGCACCGCGGTCTGGAGCAGGGATGA
- a CDS encoding ABC transporter substrate-binding protein, which yields MRAKSFLSLLLLSSLALSAQDVVRLGNLKFAHYGAVSYMKEIAPKYRLKIEERMFAKGIDINPAIVAGEIDASAAALDAAIAGRAQGVPIVVVAGFAKGGARIVAGANAGIKSLADLKGKKVGVARGGAQELLLLAELAKAGLTWSDKPGKDVLVLYLPFADLNQALMAGNIHAMCQSEPYSSQAINKKFGIEVIKPYDTPMGVPIRALVITEKLYKERRDVAQRFLLCFVEATKKFIDEPKTAEKYVRESMFKNQITSDDYQDAIDNSPFSYDISVEHVQITTDLMAKYGVGKMAAPPKAPDWVKLDLLTEAKKQLGIDQPKPVAPKPTPIKSPKAKKG from the coding sequence ATGCGCGCGAAATCCTTCCTGTCGCTGTTACTCCTGTCGAGCCTGGCGCTGTCCGCCCAGGACGTGGTGCGGCTCGGCAACCTCAAGTTCGCCCACTACGGCGCGGTGTCCTACATGAAGGAGATCGCCCCGAAGTACCGCCTGAAGATCGAAGAGCGGATGTTCGCCAAGGGGATCGACATCAATCCCGCGATCGTGGCGGGCGAGATCGACGCCAGCGCGGCGGCCCTGGACGCGGCCATCGCGGGGCGGGCCCAGGGCGTGCCCATTGTCGTGGTGGCGGGCTTCGCCAAGGGCGGGGCGCGGATCGTGGCGGGGGCCAACGCGGGCATCAAGTCGCTCGCCGATCTCAAGGGCAAGAAGGTGGGCGTGGCCCGGGGCGGCGCGCAGGAACTGCTGCTGCTGGCGGAGCTGGCCAAGGCGGGGCTCACCTGGTCCGACAAGCCCGGGAAGGACGTCCTGGTGCTGTACCTGCCCTTCGCCGACCTCAACCAGGCGCTCATGGCCGGGAACATCCACGCCATGTGCCAGAGCGAGCCCTATAGCTCCCAGGCCATCAACAAGAAGTTCGGCATCGAGGTGATCAAGCCCTACGACACGCCCATGGGCGTCCCCATCCGCGCCCTCGTCATCACGGAGAAGCTGTACAAGGAGCGGCGCGACGTGGCCCAGCGGTTCCTGCTGTGCTTCGTGGAGGCCACCAAGAAGTTCATCGACGAGCCCAAGACCGCGGAGAAGTACGTCCGCGAATCCATGTTCAAGAACCAGATCACGTCCGACGACTACCAGGACGCCATCGACAACTCGCCCTTCAGCTACGACATCAGCGTGGAGCACGTCCAGATCACCACCGACCTGATGGCCAAGTACGGCGTGGGCAAGATGGCCGCGCCGCCCAAGGCTCCCGACTGGGTGAAGCTCGACCTGCTGACCGAAGCGAAGAAGCAGCTCGGAATCGACCAGCCGAAGCCCGTCGCTCCCAAGCCCACGCCCATCAAGTCCCCCAAGGCGAAGAAGGGATGA
- a CDS encoding methyltransferase domain-containing protein — translation MLTHADDWNRYYADAARPEWDMDRATPVLAEVLDLALPQGLRPGGELAVPGCGYGHDAAELAARGFAVTGIDFAPFAIEGARARYGDRATWMQADWFSPDLGPWDAIFDHTCFVAMDPPRRPAYVAACADHLHSGGLWMAVLFHDVSGRPGPPHAVSPGEMRALAEPRFDVLHLGPALRSHPRRAGREFLLVARRKLGTGD, via the coding sequence ATGCTCACCCACGCCGACGACTGGAACCGGTACTACGCGGACGCGGCAAGGCCCGAGTGGGACATGGACCGCGCCACGCCGGTGCTGGCGGAGGTCTTGGATCTCGCGCTCCCGCAGGGCCTGCGGCCGGGCGGCGAGCTGGCGGTGCCGGGGTGCGGGTACGGCCACGACGCGGCGGAGCTGGCCGCGCGGGGCTTCGCGGTCACGGGCATCGATTTCGCGCCCTTCGCGATCGAGGGAGCCCGGGCCCGCTACGGCGATCGCGCCACGTGGATGCAGGCGGACTGGTTCTCGCCCGACCTGGGCCCCTGGGACGCGATCTTCGACCACACCTGCTTCGTGGCGATGGATCCGCCGCGCCGCCCGGCCTACGTCGCCGCCTGCGCGGACCATCTCCACTCCGGCGGCCTGTGGATGGCAGTCCTGTTCCACGACGTGAGCGGGCGACCCGGGCCACCCCATGCGGTCTCGCCGGGCGAGATGCGCGCGCTCGCGGAGCCGCGGTTCGACGTCCTGCACCTCGGCCCGGCCCTACGCAGCCACCCGAGGCGGGCGGGACGGGAATTCCTGCTGGTAGCGCGGCGCAAACTGGGGACCGGCGATTGA
- a CDS encoding winged helix-turn-helix domain-containing protein translates to MANLLPLVSASAARRLFMGAQGLLDDPGRRVTAASLQALIERLGFVQVDTINVVARAHDLTLATRLDGYRPEHLRKLLEGKRSLFEAFTHDASAVPTAWFAHWKPRFDRDRARMQGNAWWQNHFKGTEGAAIVAAVKARIEREGPLKSSDFEHPEKRGPWWGWKPQKAALDFLWRSGELMVPRREGFQKLYDLTERVLPECHGHACPAPADHVAWACATAAERLGIFTPKELAEFWHSIEASEAKAWCASAEREGRIVPVQVEGADGEIRPAYAVADWEARLAKLPEAPERTRLLCPFDPVLRDRARALRRFGFDYRFEAFVPEPQRRYGYFVLPILEGERLVGRLDPKLHRDRGLLDVKGLWWEPGVKATKARRRGLDEALARLAEFVGAEAVSLPS, encoded by the coding sequence GTGGCCAACCTCCTTCCTCTCGTTTCCGCTTCCGCCGCGCGGCGGCTGTTCATGGGCGCCCAGGGGCTGCTGGACGATCCGGGGCGGCGCGTCACGGCAGCATCGCTCCAGGCGCTGATCGAGCGGCTGGGCTTCGTCCAGGTGGACACCATCAACGTGGTGGCCCGGGCCCACGACCTGACCCTCGCCACGCGGCTGGACGGCTACCGGCCGGAGCACCTGAGAAAGCTGCTGGAGGGAAAGCGTAGCCTGTTCGAAGCGTTCACCCACGACGCCTCCGCCGTGCCCACCGCGTGGTTCGCCCACTGGAAGCCCCGCTTCGACCGGGATCGGGCGCGGATGCAGGGGAACGCCTGGTGGCAGAATCACTTCAAGGGCACCGAGGGCGCCGCGATCGTCGCCGCCGTGAAGGCCCGCATCGAGCGCGAGGGACCGCTGAAGTCCTCCGACTTCGAGCATCCCGAGAAGCGCGGTCCCTGGTGGGGGTGGAAGCCCCAGAAGGCGGCCCTGGACTTCCTGTGGCGCAGCGGGGAGCTGATGGTTCCGCGGCGCGAGGGATTCCAAAAACTGTATGACCTCACCGAGCGGGTGCTGCCGGAATGCCACGGCCACGCCTGCCCGGCCCCCGCCGATCACGTGGCCTGGGCCTGCGCCACCGCGGCCGAGCGCCTGGGAATCTTCACGCCCAAGGAGCTGGCGGAGTTCTGGCACAGCATCGAGGCCTCCGAGGCCAAGGCCTGGTGCGCGTCCGCGGAGCGGGAGGGCCGGATCGTGCCGGTGCAGGTAGAGGGCGCCGACGGGGAGATCCGTCCCGCCTACGCCGTCGCGGACTGGGAGGCGCGCCTCGCCAAGCTGCCGGAGGCGCCGGAACGGACGCGCCTACTCTGCCCCTTCGACCCCGTTCTTCGGGATCGGGCCCGCGCCCTGCGCCGCTTCGGGTTCGACTACCGGTTCGAGGCCTTCGTTCCGGAGCCCCAGCGCCGCTACGGCTACTTCGTCCTGCCGATCCTCGAAGGCGAGCGCCTCGTGGGCCGCCTGGACCCCAAGCTCCACCGGGACCGCGGCCTTCTCGACGTGAAGGGCCTGTGGTGGGAGCCGGGCGTGAAAGCCACCAAGGCCCGCCGTCGCGGCCTGGACGAGGCCCTGGCGCGGCTGGCGGAATTCGTGGGAGCCGAGGCGGTGAGCCTCCCTTCCTGA
- a CDS encoding NADPH-dependent 2,4-dienoyl-CoA reductase: MSYPHLLAPLDLGFTTLRNRVLMGSMHTNLEEAKGGFAKLAAFYAERARGGVGLIVTGGIAPSLRGRLTPFGSQLSWPWQVGKHRLVTDAVHAAGGKIALQILHGGRYSYHPLSVAPSAVKSPITPFKPRALSERGIRATIRDYARCAALAKRAGYDGVEVMGSEGYLINQFIAARTNRRTDAWGGSYEHRMRFPVAVVKAVREAVGPDFIVIFRLSMLDLVPDGSTWEEVIQLAKAVEAAGATILNTGIGWHEARVPTIGAMVPRGAYAWVTQKLKGEVGIPLITTNRINTPEVAEEVLASGCADMVSMARPLLADADFVKKAEEGRAEDINTCIACNQGCLDHVFEQKRATCLVNPRACFETELVFQPAYAPKRIAVVGGGAAGLSFACHAAERGHVVTLFEAETELGGQLNYAKRVPGKEEFFETLRYFGRRLAAAGVTVRLGQRAGVEDLKDFDDVVLATGVRPRRPDISGVDHPKVISYPDLLSGRKVAGRTVAVIGAGGIGFDVAEFLAQPDHAPAVDRYLAEWGVDGAHAHRGGLLPAPQPPQPARTVHLLQRKTDRMGAELGKTTGWIHRATLKALKVKMQGGIHYERIDDEGLWIRDGKDAGARCLPVDSVILCAGQVSERGLAEPLEALGRSVHLIGGADVATELDAQRAIRQGAELAAKI, from the coding sequence GTGTCCTATCCCCACCTGCTGGCCCCCCTCGACCTCGGGTTCACCACCCTCCGCAACCGCGTGCTGATGGGCTCCATGCACACCAACCTGGAGGAGGCCAAGGGCGGGTTCGCCAAGCTGGCGGCCTTCTACGCCGAGCGCGCCCGCGGCGGCGTCGGGCTCATCGTCACGGGGGGCATCGCGCCGAGCCTGCGCGGGCGCCTGACGCCCTTCGGGTCGCAGCTCTCCTGGCCGTGGCAGGTGGGGAAGCACCGGCTGGTGACGGACGCGGTCCACGCCGCGGGCGGGAAGATCGCCCTCCAGATCCTCCACGGCGGGCGCTACAGCTACCACCCGCTCAGCGTGGCGCCCTCCGCGGTCAAGAGCCCCATCACGCCGTTCAAGCCACGGGCCCTGTCGGAGCGGGGCATCCGCGCCACCATCCGGGATTACGCCCGCTGCGCGGCCCTGGCCAAGCGGGCGGGCTACGACGGCGTGGAGGTGATGGGCAGCGAGGGCTACCTCATCAACCAGTTCATCGCCGCCCGCACCAACCGCCGCACGGACGCCTGGGGCGGCAGCTACGAACACCGGATGCGCTTCCCCGTGGCGGTGGTGAAGGCTGTGCGCGAGGCGGTGGGGCCGGATTTCATCGTGATCTTCCGCCTGTCCATGCTGGACTTGGTGCCCGACGGCAGCACCTGGGAGGAGGTCATCCAGCTGGCCAAGGCCGTGGAGGCGGCGGGCGCGACGATCCTCAACACGGGCATCGGCTGGCACGAGGCGCGGGTGCCCACCATCGGCGCGATGGTGCCCCGCGGCGCCTACGCGTGGGTGACGCAGAAGCTGAAGGGCGAGGTGGGCATCCCCCTGATCACCACCAACCGCATCAACACGCCCGAGGTGGCCGAGGAAGTCCTGGCCTCCGGGTGCGCCGACATGGTGAGCATGGCGCGCCCCCTGCTGGCGGACGCGGATTTCGTGAAGAAGGCCGAGGAGGGCCGGGCTGAGGACATCAACACCTGCATCGCCTGCAACCAGGGCTGCCTCGACCACGTCTTCGAGCAGAAGCGCGCCACCTGCCTGGTGAATCCCCGCGCCTGCTTCGAGACGGAACTGGTGTTCCAGCCCGCCTACGCGCCCAAGCGGATCGCCGTGGTGGGCGGCGGCGCCGCGGGCCTCAGCTTCGCCTGCCACGCCGCCGAGCGCGGCCACGTCGTCACCCTCTTCGAGGCCGAGACCGAGCTGGGCGGCCAGCTCAACTACGCCAAGCGCGTGCCGGGCAAGGAGGAATTCTTCGAGACGCTGCGCTACTTCGGTCGGCGCCTGGCCGCCGCGGGCGTGACCGTGCGCCTCGGTCAGCGGGCGGGAGTGGAGGATTTGAAGGATTTCGACGACGTGGTGCTCGCCACCGGCGTCCGTCCGCGGCGGCCCGACATTTCCGGCGTGGACCATCCCAAGGTGATCAGCTATCCCGACCTGCTGTCGGGCCGGAAGGTGGCGGGACGCACCGTGGCCGTCATCGGCGCGGGCGGGATCGGGTTCGACGTGGCCGAATTCCTGGCGCAGCCGGACCACGCTCCGGCGGTCGACCGCTACCTGGCCGAGTGGGGCGTCGACGGCGCCCACGCGCACCGCGGCGGCCTGCTGCCCGCTCCGCAGCCGCCGCAACCCGCCCGGACCGTCCACCTCCTGCAGCGGAAGACGGACCGCATGGGCGCGGAGCTGGGAAAGACCACCGGCTGGATCCACCGCGCCACCCTCAAGGCCCTGAAGGTGAAGATGCAGGGCGGCATCCACTACGAGCGGATCGACGACGAGGGCCTGTGGATCCGGGACGGCAAGGACGCCGGCGCCCGCTGCCTGCCCGTGGACAGCGTGATCCTGTGCGCGGGCCAGGTCTCCGAGCGCGGCCTGGCCGAACCTCTGGAGGCCCTGGGACGGAGCGTCCACCTCATCGGCGGCGCCGACGTCGCCACCGAACTGGACGCCCAGCGCGCCATCCGCCAGGGCGCCGAACTGGCCGCGAAAATCTGA
- a CDS encoding DUF4342 domain-containing protein yields the protein MTESDRSRNEEFKVDGGKVLDTIKDLIHQGNIRRIILKNEEGKTFIEIPLTLGVVGAALLPVFAAVGALAAVATRMVIAVEKVENRPQTGKASPPRHQGHQEKRPFLSWCLRVLVVSFFSLETNRRGRPSSHSASG from the coding sequence ATGACCGAGTCCGATCGCTCTCGCAACGAGGAGTTCAAAGTCGACGGCGGCAAGGTCCTCGACACCATCAAGGACCTGATCCACCAGGGGAACATCCGCCGGATCATCCTCAAGAACGAAGAGGGCAAGACCTTCATCGAGATCCCCCTGACCCTGGGCGTGGTGGGCGCGGCGCTGCTGCCCGTCTTCGCAGCCGTGGGCGCCCTCGCCGCCGTCGCCACCCGCATGGTGATCGCCGTGGAGAAGGTGGAGAACCGACCTCAGACCGGAAAAGCCTCACCACCAAGACACCAAGGGCACCAAGAAAAGCGTCCTTTTCTTTCTTGGTGTCTTCGCGTCTTGGTGGTGAGCTTTTTTTCTTTAGAGACAAACCGCAGGGGCCGGCCCTCCAGCCACTCTGCCTCCGGGTAG
- a CDS encoding sensor domain-containing protein: MSSPSHPGFFEVLAVRRAYTTLLYLLLSLGTGILAFTFAVTGLSLSLGLAILIVGLPVALLFLLGTRLLSVAELHLLRLLVDDGMEAAPIPDPLPPGTGFLARTKALAADRRTWTSLLYFLLHLPLGIAYFTAFATLLSVGLSLIAAPFAPLFGATASLDLGAPAWLAAHPGSAGVLCALAGLALLPLTFHLALALGRFQTWLARHLLVRA, from the coding sequence ATGTCGTCCCCATCCCATCCCGGCTTCTTCGAGGTGCTCGCCGTACGGCGGGCCTACACCACCCTGCTCTACCTGCTGCTGTCCCTGGGGACGGGCATCCTCGCTTTCACCTTCGCGGTGACGGGCCTCTCCCTCAGCCTGGGCCTCGCCATCCTGATCGTGGGGCTGCCGGTGGCCCTCCTCTTCCTGCTGGGGACGAGGCTCCTGTCCGTGGCGGAACTGCACCTTCTCCGGCTGCTGGTGGACGATGGGATGGAGGCGGCCCCGATCCCCGACCCCCTGCCGCCGGGAACGGGCTTCCTGGCGCGGACGAAGGCCCTGGCGGCGGACCGGCGCACCTGGACGAGCCTGCTCTACTTCCTGCTCCACCTGCCGCTGGGGATCGCCTACTTCACCGCCTTCGCCACGCTGCTGTCCGTGGGGCTGAGCCTGATCGCCGCGCCCTTCGCGCCCCTGTTCGGCGCCACCGCCAGCCTGGACCTGGGAGCGCCGGCCTGGCTCGCCGCCCATCCCGGCTCGGCGGGCGTCCTGTGCGCCCTCGCGGGCCTGGCGCTGCTGCCCCTCACGTTCCACCTGGCCCTGGCGCTGGGCCGCTTCCAGACTTGGCTAGCCCGGCACCTGCTGGTCCGGGCGTGA